The nucleotide window aaaaaaatatggtgCACTGACTATGCTCAACACAAGAGGGCAGCAGATTCTAACATGTCTTATAAAAAGGACAAATCTGGCACCAAACAAGGATTCAGCTGTCAACCAGTGGACTTGGGGATGGATTTATTTCAACACAACTAACACAAAGCACTAAATGAGGCTCACAGGCTGGCTATCCACCTAACATCATCAATTATCCACATTGAGATAAATTTGCTATACATTCAGTGATTCAGTATTAAAATGTGGTCTCAGATAGCATTAGGTGTGATTCTATCCATCCTCATTTTGCTAACGGTGTGTGGAAACGTGCTGGTGTGTCTAGCTGTCAGCACAACCAGACGCCTACGCAGTGTCACCAACTGCTTCATCGTGTCACTTGCCATTACAGACCTTCTTCTGGGGGCTCTAGTTCTCCCTTTCTCCACTCTTATtgaggtgactggtgattggCCGCTGGGAGCTCACTTTTGCAACATCTACATTTCGATGGACGTCATGCTGAGCACAGCCTCTATTCTCAACCTCCTGGCCATTAGCATAGATCGCTACATTGCAGTCACAATGCCTTTACGTTACCCAACACTTGTGCTTCCATGGCATGTTGGTACGTCATTAGCGGTGATTTGGTTGGTGTCCATTGGTGTGTCATTCGTACCTATTCACCTGGGCTGGAATACGGTGGACCAAACAGTGCAAAACCATGGTAAGGATGACCCTGCGGGAGACTGTCGCTTTGAGCTAAATCCAACTTATGTGCTGGTGGATTCATTAGCAACCTTTTATCTCCCCCTGGTGGCAATGTGTTGGACTTATTACCGTGTGTTCCGCATTGCACGGGCTCAGGCAAAGCGAATTCTTTCCAGACATCGAGCTTGCTCTTCAACTGCCATGTCTTCATTATCAGGAGTATCAGTGTTAGCACTACGTGAACATAAAGCTGCAGTGAGATTAGCAGTTCTGCTGGGTGCCTTTGTAGTTTGCTGGTTTCcctattttacatttttcaccATTATGGGAATACGAAAGGAGACAGATCCTCCACGCACGGCATACTCAGTGGTGCTGTGGCTGGGCTATGTTAACTCAACGCTAAACCCGTTCCTTTATGCTGCACTTAACAGGGACTTTAGGTCTGCTTATGGCAGGCTGTTGTGTGGCTGGAGGGGTGTTAACACTCCAACAGGAACACCAATCACTCTGCTCGAAGCAGGACTGTTGAATGGACTTACACCTTCCAGCAGCGGGGCAGATTTTACACCTGGAGCCTGTGTCATGCTACAGGACATGAGTAACTCCATGAGAAACACAGACAGGAGCGGTGAAACATCTCTCAGCATTGTCACTGTTCTGTCCAATGGCCACAACAGGTATTGGAGACACAAAACTAATGGACAACAATTTGAATACACGATCCAGGGACcactttataaatgtatttaattttacttaacaAATGCATCGTTCGTTTGTTACAAGGGTCCGATGTTCAATCATCttctctatctctgtttatttctctctgctAGATCATAATACCTTGAATAAATCTGGaagctgtctctctttccttaAAATATTCCCAATCTATTTCACTCCAGTTTCTAATGGTCCTCCAGTGTGAAGCAGGTAGCTAAAGATGAAATgactataaacattttaatacaaaGAAGGTTTAGAAATTCTGCATTGCAAAATTGCGATTAATTTTCTTTCTGTTATTTTCAGTAGGGGTTGTCAGCCAGAGTCTGATGAAACAGAAAAGTCtacttaaaaaacacaaatgtgaCTTACAGACAATTCCTGGTTTTTGAAGGTTTGAAGGACAAAGACTATGGTGCCCTCTGCAGGTCAGTGGAGGAGTGAAAAGAAATGTGAATACTGTGTAAAGGCTGAACATTTACACTGTTTGTCTACTACTGCTACTTTGGGTGGAAAAGTGTTTAAAGTCCAAAGTGAATATATACCTTTGTAAATAAACATTCatggttaaaaataattttaggaTTGTATTGTGTAAATATAACATGGTGTAAAAGAGTGAATAGAAAAATATCcaataaaaattcaaatatcAAATTATAATTTGCCTTTGCCATTTAGACTGCTAATGTGGGGTTAACTAATTCCATATTCTgtgaagtataaaataaaaattgtttttttaacaacatagttctgtgcaaaaccaagattaaaaaaaagcaacaattaAAGTATTAGATCAAACGACttgatgatttttttgtgtgtgttttgctaaaaaaaaaaaaaaaaaagaatgttttaaaGTACTTTGATGAAAAATTATAGAGATTTTCAGTGGAAATTGTTTGGCTTTTGTTTGGAAATAaccaatgcattttttttgtcttagtaGCACACTGACATCTCCATTCCATTCCATTTTATCAGTTCACGTTTCTTCCCTCCATCACTGCTTCActcctctccttttctctccatCTCGCTCTGTGTGATGACCCAcccaacattaaaaccattcatCACTGCCTCTTTACCATCAAATTATCAaagcctaacacacacacacacacacacacacacacacacacacacacacacacacacacacacacacacagacattcttCAATAACACTGATATTTAATGGGCTCTCCAAAGCTATCCATCATCACCATTTGTCATCAAAATATCAAGAAAATAAATGTGGTGGATGCAGACACACGCAggacacacaggcacacacacacacacacacacacacacacacaaatatactaATTCCAGCAAGCCTTGCCCTCGGGTTAcgttgtcaaaaaaaaaaaaagttggaagaAGAAAAGGGGGAGATAATGACAGGACAGTGGAAATGGTGAGGGTGGGGGGAAGTCTGCACAGAACTGAAGTAGAACAATCACTGCATTGTTTGGCGAAAATTAGTGAATGAGAGCAGGGGGGGAAGACACACATGCAGTGAAATCACTGATTatagagaagagaaaaagaaaagtgtacAGGTTTTCCACTGATTACAGTCACGTCCTGAATGAAACTTCACCAACAAGAGCAGCTACGTTTAAGACTTCACAATTTATTTCTCTCAAgtgggttcttttttttttttactgcaaagCATTTATTGTactgaaaataatttatacagcAGCATATATCCCTGATACTAGAATTACACTGAGTGAAATATTTCATATAAACGAAACTGTATACATCATTTAACTtttgaaatattatttataattcgTATCTGGTATTGTAATATGTGTATTGCCTGTTTTCCATAATACTATGTCAAATTCATTATTTctccaagcattttttttttcattgagagggcatacagtatgtttatcattacagtatatataacatttatggaTATATAATTGCGTGTTAAAATTTGTATGAAGGAATTTATAAGAAGAAATGCCAAAAAGCATTTTCTTTTGTAAGACAATAATATTTGActgtgttgaaaaacaaaaattaataattgtgctttatgttttatcattttataatgataattattatttagtctatttatttttcattgagCTTATCCTGTGAGTAGAGTTGTGGggagctggagcctatccctagAAACTTATTGCACAAAGCAGGGTGCCAACCCAtagcagggcacaagcacacgaacactcacacacacacacacacacacacacacacacacacacacacacacacactcacacactacaggcagtttttAAATGCCTGTCAACacacagcatgtctttggactgttggagaaaaccaaactacctggaagaaacccacaaagcacagggagaacatactgtactacacacacactgacggcAAGATTTAAGCCCCTGATCTTGTAGGTGCAAGGCATCAGTGCTAACCCCTATATCATTGTTGgtaatgaatgaatgtaaatactATGAAAACTGTTTGTTTCATTACATAATGCAATATATTGGGATTTTTTTCTCATGTCTAATAGCATAATGAGGAATATCTAGTGAAATTATGTCCAGTTTTATAGTCCAATGTCCAAAACCCTGTTTATACAGAATGCCATAAATCCACTTtcctaattgttttaatatatatattttttttaaataggccaaacaaataaataagtatgaTGCATGTTGGGCAATTTTCCCATAGGTTCTTAAGTAATTAACACTGATTAACCAAATTAGTATAAAAGTGGAAAATAATGACATGGTTCAAAGCTGTTTTGTTCTTCAGAAACGTAATTGCCTAAATCATTAGCATTGCAATTAGCAAAACATGTCTGTTCAACTGAGAATTATTGGAATAATGTGATATCAGCTGGGTTAATGCTACGTTTTAATGTCTGCCTATTAAATTACCTTTCAACACTTATCTGAAAGATGAAAAAGAGAGAACAAAGACATGTgagtataaaataaacaaataaacttatGGAGACAAATCAAGTGCTTTAACACTGATCAATTTGATCCAATAGGACACACAGGACTCTGTCTTAAGATCAGTGTCATTCGAGCAAAATGATGAAAGTGAGTCCGAGCGAAAGACCACTCTCTCTGCCTCCCTCCCTCTGTCACACATCCATTGTGGGTCTGTGAAGGAATTTAATATGCAACTTTTGTTATCGAATAACAGTCACATGTGTCTCAGCACATGCTGCTTGCAATATCTCTGAGAGTGCAAGTAATGCGATAGAGGCAGCAGGACCTATTCATCACTCTGGCCGTGCACAAtgtgctttattattttaatgcatttctcAGCAATTAAAAATGATAGATTGCAGCTTGTGGTTTTATCCAGGAGGTCTGGATGTGTGATTGTGTGGTCACTTAAACCTACAATTACTAGTGTTAGAGTGCAGCAAGAGAGTGAACTACCAATCTTTTACATCTCtctcagagagagaaagagaaagagagagagagagagagagagagcaagcgaGATTATACTCTTATACTCTTGTATCTGTCATTGCTCCCTTCTGTAAATGAGTAGCACAGCACAGCCCCTTCCACCCCCACACTCATCAGAATGTTATGTTAATTAGTTAAGGAGGATTGCATTACAGCTGATGCTcaattaatttgtaattaaggCTCATTCGTTCAGAGATTTATCAATACATCTCTCAAGCACAGTAGTATACATCACGTACGGGTAGCACAATAATTTAATCTAAAATGGTAACATGACTTTtcccatacagtaaataaagccAAGTTGTGCGTATTAACACTGTGGAGAACGCAAATGCTAACTTCATATGTTTAATTAACTTGTCATatacataattattttaattcaacaTTATAATATTTGGTGCTCTTGAATAAATGTGCATAAATTTGTATTCATGTATTTTTGTAagggcaataataataataataataataataataataataataataataataagtagtagtagtagtagtagtagtagttagtTGTTCATTTCATATTACACTTAAAATTAAACTCATATGCACAAGGTGGCTGTACATTTAAGCAAAGCTGTTTCCATGAtgtaatattgatattttatatatcttaCATCATAATATTGATTATTAGAAATTTCTAACATTTCTACTAAAtgtttacaaaagaaaatgtttgttgTTCAATTGAAGGGAATTATACAAATACTACAAAAATTACtctgaaaatgtaatttttttaaacatctttgaTACACACTAATGTGCACTTGTCTAATGacacataaaaaataacagTAACACTAATGCTCATCATTTCAGGGAAATTTGGTGGCATAAGGAAATTCAAATAAACAATATCATGAGACCAGCTCTGTTGAATTTTTAATTTGGACTGGTATGAAAGTATTGATTAACTTTCTATGACAT belongs to Clarias gariepinus isolate MV-2021 ecotype Netherlands chromosome 2, CGAR_prim_01v2, whole genome shotgun sequence and includes:
- the hrh2a gene encoding histamine receptor H2a isoform X2, giving the protein MWSQIALGVILSILILLTVCGNVLVCLAVSTTRRLRSVTNCFIVSLAITDLLLGALVLPFSTLIEVTGDWPLGAHFCNIYISMDVMLSTASILNLLAISIDRYIAVTMPLRYPTLVLPWHVGTSLAVIWLVSIGVSFVPIHLGWNTVDQTVQNHGKDDPAGDCRFELNPTYVLVDSLATFYLPLVAMCWTYYRVFRIARAQAKRILSRHRACSSTAMSSLSGVSVLALREHKAAVRLAVLLGAFVVCWFPYFTFFTIMGIRKETDPPRTAYSVVLWLGYVNSTLNPFLYAALNRDFRSAYGRLLCGWRGVNTPTGTPITLLEAGLLNGLTPSSSGADFTPGACVMLQDMSNSMRNTDRSGETSLSIVTVLSNGHNRS
- the hrh2a gene encoding histamine receptor H2a isoform X1 gives rise to the protein MWSQIALGVILSILILLTVCGNVLVCLAVSTTRRLRSVTNCFIVSLAITDLLLGALVLPFSTLIEVTGDWPLGAHFCNIYISMDVMLSTASILNLLAISIDRYIAVTMPLRYPTLVLPWHVGTSLAVIWLVSIGVSFVPIHLGWNTVDQTVQNHGKDDPAGDCRFELNPTYVLVDSLATFYLPLVAMCWTYYRVFRIARAQAKRILSRHRACSSTAMSSLSGVSVLALREHKAAVRLAVLLGAFVVCWFPYFTFFTIMGIRKETDPPRTAYSVVLWLGYVNSTLNPFLYAALNRDFRSAYGRLLCGWRGVNTPTGTPITLLEAGLLNGLTPSSSGADFTPGACVMLQDMSNSMRNTDRSGETSLSIVTVLSNGHNRYWRHKTNGQQFEYTIQGPLYKCI